GGGCGCAGCGTACGCGTTCACGCAGCGTCCCTGCTCGACTACACCCCGTGCCACGCGCCCCCCTGCCGACAGCGGACCACCGTCACCTATCTTGCGTTTTGTGTGTCCCGCCTGTCTGCCTCTTTTGGATGAGCAACACTACCGAGCGTGAGCAGTTCAGACCGTGGGACAGCGGGTTCGACCTGAAGGGATGACGCGGATTCGGGCCGAACGGCCGACGGCGCGCCCGGTGTGCGGCTTTCTGGCTGGGCTCAGCGGTAGATGGCGTCGATCTCGGCGGCGAATCGCTCCATCACGACCCCCCGCCTGAGTTTCATCGTCGGGGTGAGCTGGCCGCTCGACTCGGTGAAGTCCTCGGTGAGAAGGCTGAACTTCTTGATCGCCTCGGCGTGGGAGACCGCTTTGTTGGCGTCGTCCACGGCGGCCTGGACGGCGGCCAGCACCTCCGGGTCCTCGACGACGGCGGCCGGCGGCAGGTCGGCCGGTTTGCCGTGGGCGGTCAGCCAGCCGGGCAGGGACTCGGCGTCGAGGGTCACCAGGGCCGCGATGAACGGTTGGCGGTCACCCACGACCATGCAGTGGCTGATCAGCTGATGCGCGCGCAGCCGGTCCTCGAGCACCGCCGGGGCCACGTTCTTGCCCCCGGCGGTGACGATGAGCTCCTTCTTTCGCCCGGTGATGAACAGGTAGCCGTCGTCGTCCAGCCGGCCGATGTCGCCGGTGTGGAACCAGCCGTCCGGTTCCAGGGCCTCCTTGGTCGCCGTCTCGTTGCGCCAGTAGCCGACGAACACGTGGTCGCCCTTGAGCAGGACCTCGCCGTCCTCGGCGATCCGGACCGACCCGCCGGGGATCGGCTGGCCCACCGACCCGACCCGGATCGCGTCCGGCCGGTTGATGGTGGCGCCCGCGGAGGTCTCGGTGAGGCCGTAGCCCTCCAAGATGGTGATCCCGGCGCCGCGGAAGAAGTGGCCCAGGCGCGCACCCAGCGGTGCGCCGCCCGACACGGCGTACTCGATCCGCCCGCCCATGCGCTCCCGCAGCTTGCTGTAGACGAGCCGGTCGAACAGCGCGTGCTGCAGCCGGACCCCCAGGCCCGGGCCGCCGGCGTCCAGCCCCTCGCTGTAGGCGACGGCTGTGGCGGCGGCGCGCTCGAAGATCTTGCCCTTGCCCTCGGCGGTGGCCTTGGCCTGGGCGCCGTTGAAGACCTTTTCGAACACGCGGGGCACGGAAAGGATGAAAGTCGGCCGGAAGCCGGCCAGGTCGTCCAGCAGCGCGGCCGGGTCCGCGGTGTGCCCGAGCACGACCCCGGCGTGGACGCACCCGATCTGGATGAGCCGGCCGAACACGTGCGCCAGCGGGATGAACAGCAGCGTCGACTTGCCGGGCCCGAAGACCTCGCCGAGCCCGGCCACCACGTTGGTCACGTCGGCCAGCATGTTGTGGTGGGTCAGCTCGCAGCCCTTGGGGCGCCCCGTGGTCCCGGAGGTGTAGATCAAAGTGCCCAGGCTGTCTGCTGTCAGCGTGCGTCGACGCTCCTCGACGTCGGCGTCGGGCACCTCGGCCCCCGCCTCCACGAGCGCGTCGATCGCGCCCGAGTCGATCCGCCACACGTTGCCGACGTTGGGGACGGCGGCCAGCACCTCGGTGACCGTCCGCTCGTGCTCCTCGTGCTCGACGAAGCAGGCGACCGCGCCCGAGTCGGTCAGGATCCACTCCACCTGCTCGGCCGAGGAGGTCTCGTAGATCGGCACCGGAACCGCGCCGGCGGCCCACAGCGCGAAGTCGGCGAGGGTCCACTCGTAACGGGTGCGGGACATGATGCCCACCCGGTCGCCGGGGCCGACCCCGGAGGCCATCAGCCCCTTCGCCAAGTCGGTCACCTCGGCCAGGAACTGCCGGGAGGTGACGTCCTGCCACCGATCACCGACCTTGCGTCGGAACTGCACCCGGTGGGGGGTCCGGACGGCGTTGTCGTAGACCAGATCGGAGAGGTTGCGCTCGGTGGGCACCTCTGCGGCGGCGGGGACGCTGAACTCGTGCACGGTCGCGGCCTCCCGGTTGGGGTCGTGGTCGGACCAAACTAGGGCCTCGGGGCCGCGATGGCATGCTCTTGCCGTGCCCTGGGTCGACCTCATCGACGAGACCTTCATCGTCGCCGCACCCGGTGAGCTGGCCGCGGTGGTCCACGACCCGCAGCGGTGGCGCAGCTGGTGGCCGGGCCTGCAGCTCGCCGTGTTCATGGACCGCGGGGAGCAGGGGGTGCGCTGGTCGGTGACCGGCGACCTCGTCGGGTCGGCCGAGATCTGGCTGGAGCCGTTTGGTGACGGCGTCGTCGTCCACCACTACCTGCGGGCCGACCCGACCCGGCCCGGCAGCCGCACGCAGGTGGTCGAGGGCGCTCCCGCCGCGCTGGCGCGACTGGCCGACCGGATCCGCCGGCGCCACGCGCTGGCGTGGAAGCGCTCGGTGAACGCACTCAAGGACGAGCTGGAGGCCGGCCGGCCCCCGGGAACCCCGCGGACCGGGGTCAAGCCAACGCCCGAGGCTGCCGAACCATTAACCCGTGAGGGTGACTGATCCACGCTGCCCGCAGTGCAGCGCCCTGGTGCGGGCCGGCTCGTCCTGGTGCACGCTGTGCCACGCCGACCTGCGTCCCCCGGAGGAGCGGCCGGTAGCACAGCCGGCCCCGGTGCCGGTCGAGCCGGCCCCCGGACAGCGCCGGCACGCCCGGCAGGCCCGTGGCGCGTCCCTGCAGACCCTGGAGTCGGCCGAGACCGCTGAGCAGGTCGAGCAGGTCGAGGTGGCTGATCTCGCCGAGCCGGCGCCGCCGGTGCAGTCCCTCGAGGACGTCGACATCGACGCGATGTTCGCCCTCCTGGCGGCCGAGCACACCGAC
This region of Actinomycetes bacterium genomic DNA includes:
- a CDS encoding AMP-dependent synthetase/ligase; the protein is MHEFSVPAAAEVPTERNLSDLVYDNAVRTPHRVQFRRKVGDRWQDVTSRQFLAEVTDLAKGLMASGVGPGDRVGIMSRTRYEWTLADFALWAAGAVPVPIYETSSAEQVEWILTDSGAVACFVEHEEHERTVTEVLAAVPNVGNVWRIDSGAIDALVEAGAEVPDADVEERRRTLTADSLGTLIYTSGTTGRPKGCELTHHNMLADVTNVVAGLGEVFGPGKSTLLFIPLAHVFGRLIQIGCVHAGVVLGHTADPAALLDDLAGFRPTFILSVPRVFEKVFNGAQAKATAEGKGKIFERAAATAVAYSEGLDAGGPGLGVRLQHALFDRLVYSKLRERMGGRIEYAVSGGAPLGARLGHFFRGAGITILEGYGLTETSAGATINRPDAIRVGSVGQPIPGGSVRIAEDGEVLLKGDHVFVGYWRNETATKEALEPDGWFHTGDIGRLDDDGYLFITGRKKELIVTAGGKNVAPAVLEDRLRAHQLISHCMVVGDRQPFIAALVTLDAESLPGWLTAHGKPADLPPAAVVEDPEVLAAVQAAVDDANKAVSHAEAIKKFSLLTEDFTESSGQLTPTMKLRRGVVMERFAAEIDAIYR
- a CDS encoding polyketide cyclase / dehydrase and lipid transport, translated to MPWVDLIDETFIVAAPGELAAVVHDPQRWRSWWPGLQLAVFMDRGEQGVRWSVTGDLVGSAEIWLEPFGDGVVVHHYLRADPTRPGSRTQVVEGAPAALARLADRIRRRHALAWKRSVNALKDELEAGRPPGTPRTGVKPTPEAAEPLTREGD